The Streptococcus mitis genomic sequence CAACTGGTACACCAGCGGTAAGTCCACTCTGGTCCTCTCGTACTAGGAGCAGATCCTCTCAAATTTCCTACGCCCGCGACGGATAGGGACCGAACTGTCTCACGACGTTCTGAACCCAGCTCGCGTGCCGCTTTAATGGGCGAACAGCCCAACCCTTGGGACCGACTACAGCCCCAGGATGCGACGAGCCGACATCGAGGTGCCAAACCTCCCCGTCGATGTGAACTCTTGGGGGAGATAAGCCTGTTATCCCCAGGGTAGCTTTTATCCGTTGAGCGATGGCCCTTCCATACGGAACCACCGGATCACTAAGCCCGACTTTCGTCCCTGCTCGAGTTGTAGCTCTCGCAGTCAAGCTCCCTTATACCTTTACACTCTGCGAATGATTTCCAACCATTCTGAGGGAACCTTTGGGCGCCTCCGTTACCTTTTAGGAGGCGACCGCCCCAGTCAAACTGCCCGTCAGACACTGTCTCCGATAGGGATCACCTATCCGGGTTAGAGTGGCCATAACACAAGGGTAGTATCCCAACAACGTCTCCTTCGAAACTGGCGTCCCGATCTCATAGACTCCTACCTATCCTGTACATGTGGTACAGACACTCAATATCAAACTGCAGTAAAGCTCCATGGGGTCTTTCCGTCCTGTCGCGGGTAACCTGCATCTTCACAGGTACTAAAATTTCACCGAGTCTCTCGTTGAGACAGTGCCCAAATCATTACGCCTTTCGTGCGGGTCGGAACTTACCCGACAAGGAATTTCGCTACCTTAGGACCGTTATAGTTACGGCCGCCGTTTACTGGGGCTTCAATTCATACCTTCGCTTACGCTAAGCACTCCTCTTAACCTTCCAGCACCGGGCAGGCGTCACCCCCTATACATCATCTTACGATTTAGCAGAGAGCTGTGTTTTTGATAAACAGTTGCTTGGGCCTATTCACTGCGGCTGACTTAAAGTCAGCACCCCTTCTCCCGAAGTTACGGGGTCATTTTGCCGAGTTCCTTAACGAGAGTTCTCTCGCTCACCTGAGGCTACTCGCCTCGACTACCTGTGTCGGTTTGCGGTACGGGTAGAGTATGTTTAAACGCTAGAAGCTTTTCTTGGCAGTGTGACGTCACTAACTTCGCTACTAAACTTCGCTCCCCATCACAGCTCAATGTTATAGATATAAGCATTTGACTCATATCACACCTCACTGCTTAGACAGACTCTTCCAATCGTCTGCTTTAGTTAGCCTACTGCGTCCCTCCATCACTACATACTCTAGTACAGGAATATCAACCTGTTGTCCATCGGATACACCTTTCGGTCTCTCCTTAGGTCCCGACTAACCCAGGGCGGACGAGCCTTCCCCTGGAAACCTTAGTCTTACGGTGGACAGGATTCTCACCTGTCTTTCGCTACTCATACCGGCATTCTCACTTCTATGCGTTCCAGCACTCCTCACGGTACACCTTCTTCACACATAGAACGCTCTCCTACCATACCTATAAAGGTATCCACAGCTTCGGTAAATTGTTTTAGCCCCGGTACATTTTCGGCGCAGGGTCACTCGACTAGTGAGCTATTACGCACTCTTTGAATGAATAGCTGCTTCTAAGCTAACATCCTAGTTGTCTGTGCAACCCCACATCCTTTTCCACTTAACAATTATTTTGGGACCTTAGCTGGTGGTCTGGGCTGTTTCCCTTTCGACTACGGATCTTAGCACTCGCAGTCTGACTGCCGACCATAATTCATTGGCATTCGGAGTTTATCTGAGATTGGTAATCCGGGATGGACCCCTCACCCAAACAGTGCTCTACCTCCAAGAATCTTAATGTCGACGCTAGCCCTAAAGCTATTTCGGAGAGAACCAGCTATCTCCAAGTTCGTTTGGAATTTCTCCGCTACCCACAAGTCATCCAAGCACTTTTCAACGTGCCCTGGTTCGGTCCTCCAGTGCGTCTTACCGCACCTTCAACCTGCTCATGGGTAGGTCACATGGTTTCGGGTCTACGTCATGATACTAATTCGCCCTATTCAGACTCGGTTTCCCTACGGCTCCGTCTCTTCAACTTAACCTCGCATCATAACGTAACTCGCCGGTTCATTCTACAAAAGGCACGCTCTCACCCATTAACGGGCTCGAACTTGTTGTAGGCACACGGTTTCAGGTTCTATTTCACTCCCCTCCCGGGGTGCTTTTCACCTTTCCCTCACGGTACTGGTTCACTATCGGTCACTAGGGAGTATTTAGGGTTGGGAGATGGTCCTCCCAGATTCCGACGGGATTTCGCGTGTCCCGCCGTACTCAGGATACTGCTAGGTACAAAGACTATTTTAAATACGAGGCTATTACTCTCTTTGGCTGATCTTCCCAAATCATTCTTCTATAATCTTTGAGTCCACATTGCAGTCCTACAACCCCGAAGAGTAAACTCTTCGGTTTGCCCTCCTGCCGTTTCGCTCGCCGCTACTAAGGCAATCGCTTTTGCTTTCTCTTCCTGCAGCTACTTAGATGTTTCAGTTCACTGCGTCTTCCTCCTCACATCCTTAACAGATGCGGGTAACAGGTAGTACCTGTTGGGTTCCCCCATTCGGAAATCCCTGGATCATCGCTTACTTACAGCTACCCAAGGCATATCGTCGTTTGTCACGTCCTTCTTCGGCTCCTAGTGCCAAGGCATCCACCGTGCGCCCTTATTAACTTAACCTTATTTTTTGACCTTTCAGTCATAAACTCTTATTAATACTACAGCGTTTTCGGTTTATTTTCTTGTTACTATTTGATATAGATATTCAATTTTCAATGTGCATTACTTGGTGATCTCTCACCAATGGAGCCTAGCGGGATCGAACCGCTGACCTCCTGCGTGCAAAGCAGGCGCTCTCCCAGCTGAGCTAAGGCCCCACAAGACCTCTCAAGACTAAACAAGACCAATGCGCAGTTCCTTATCCTTAGAAAGGAGGTGATCCAGCCGCACCTTCCGATACGGCTACCTTGTTACGACTTCACCCCAATCATCTATCCCACCTTAGGCGGCTGGCTCCTAAAAGGTTACCTCACCGACTTCGGGTGTTACAAACTCTCGTGGTGTGACGGGCGGTGTGTACAAGGCCCGGGAACGTATTCACCGCGGCGTGCTGATCCGCGATTACTAGCGATTCCGACTTCATGTAGGCGAGTTGCAGCCTACAATCCGAACTGAGACTGGCTTTAAGAGATTAGCTTGCCGTCACCGGCTTGCGACTCGTTGTACCAGCCATTGTAGCACGTGTGTAGCCCAGGTCATAAGGGGCATGATGATTTGACGTCATCCCCACCTTCCTCCGGTTTATTACCAGCAGTCTCGCTAGAGTGCCCAACTGAATGATGGCAACTAACAATAGGGGTTGCGCTCGTTGCGGGACTTAACCCAACATCTCACGACACGAGCTGACGACAACCATGCACCACCTGTCACCTCTGTCCCGAAGGAAAGCTCTATCTCTAGAGCGGTCAGAGGGATGTCAAGACCTGGTAAGGTTCTTCGCGTTGCTTCGAATTAAACCACATGCTCCACCGCTTGTGCGGGCCCCCGTCAATTCCTTTGAGTTTCAACCTTGCGGTCGTACTCCCCAGGCGGAGTGCTTAATGCGTTAGCTGCGGCACTAAACCCCGGAAAGGGTCTAACACCTAGCACTCATCGTTTACGGCGTGGACTACCAGGGTATCTAATCCTGTTTGCTCCCCACGCTTTCGAGCCTCAGCGTCAGTTACAAGCCAGAGAGCCGCTTTCGCCACCGGTGTTCCTCCATATATCTACGCATTTCACCGCTACACATGGAATTCCACTCTCCCCTCTTGCACTCAAGTTAAACAGTTTCCAAAGCGTACTATGGTTAAGCCACAGCCTTTAACTTCAGACTTATCTAACCGCCTGCGCTCGCTTTACGCCCAATAAATCCGGACAACGCTTGGGACCTACGTATTACCGCGGCTGCTGGCACGTAGTTAGCCGTCCCTTTCTGGTAAGATACCGTCACAGTGTGAACTTTCCACTCTCACACTCGTTCTTCTCTTACAACAGAGCTTTACGATCCGAAAACCTTCTTCACTCACGCGGCGTTGCTCGGTCAGACTTCCGTCCATTGCCGAAGATTCCCTACTGCTGCCTCCCGTAGGAGTCTGGGCCGTGTCTCAGTCCCAGTGTGGCCGATCACCCTCTCAGGTCGGCTATGTATCGTCGCCTTGGTGAGCCGTTACCCCACCAACTAGCTAATACAACGCAGGTCCATCTGGTAGTGATGCAATTGCACCTTTTAAGCAAATGTCATGCAACATCTACTCTTATGCGGTATTAGCTATCGTTTCCAATAGTTATCCCCCGCTACCAGGCAGGTTACCTACGCGTTACTCACCCGTTCGCAACTCATCCGGAGAAGCAAGCTCCTCCTTCAGCGTTCTACTTGCATGTATTAGGCACGCCGCCAGCGTTCGTCCTGAGCCAGGATCAAACTCTCATTAAAAGTTTGAGTTCTCACTCATTTCTGTCACTGACAGATTTATTGTTTTTTTCATTGTTCAGTACTACAACCTTAGTTGTAGTGCCCTGCACATTGGTTCGTCTTGTTCAGTTTTCAAAGGTCTTTGTCACTTACTTCTCTCAAGTGACAACTATATTAGTATATCACAGTCGCTTTCGCTTGTCAACACTTTTTTGAAACTTTTTTTAATTTTTTTCAATCAGTATTTCTTCTGCAATATACCATAGTCCGTACGGGATTCGAACCCGTGTTACCGCCGTGAAAAGGCGGTGTCTTAACCCCTTGACCAACGGACCAGAGTTGTTATTTTCAACTCTTACTATTATACCCACTTTTTAAACTTTGTCAACTACTTTTTTTATCTTTTTTAATTAATTTTACAACTGCTTCAGTTCGAGCGGTGTGCGGGAACATATCGACCGACTGGATATAATGGATATCATAGACTTCTACTAACCTTACCAAATCACGAGCCAAGGTCGAAACATTGCAAGAAATATAGACCATTTTTTCTGGTACATAGGTCAGAATTGTATCTAACAACTTATCATCTAGGCCTGTACGTGGTGGATCTACAATCAGAGCATTTGCGCGGTAGCCTTCCTTGTACCAGCGAGGAATAATCTCTTCTGCAGTTCCAGCTTCATAATGTGTGTTGTCAAATCCCATTCTTTTAGCATTTCGCTTGGCATCTTCAATAGCTTCTGGAATAATATCCATACCTCTAAGTGTTTTAACCTTCTTTGCGAAGGCAAATCCAATCGTTCCAACTCCACAATAAGCGTCAATCAAATGGTCTTCTTTATCAACATCCAGTGCTTTTACTGCTTCGCTATAGAGGACTTCTGTTTGTTCAGGATTTAGTTGGTAGAAAGCGCGAGGAGATAGTGAAAATTCATAATCAAGAACCCCTTCTTGAATACTCTCTTGTCCCCAGATAATCTCTGTCTTTTCACCATAAATCTCACTGGTTTTAGCTGTATTTGTATTCACAGCTACTGTCACAACCTCTGGAAAATCTTTAACTAAATCTTTTACCAGCAGGGTTAAATTAAGCTGGCGGTTTGTAACTATAATAATCTGAACCTGTCCGGTCTTTCTAGCTCGTCGAACCATTATAGTTCTAACACCTAGAGTTTTTCTCTCATCCGTGATTGGAATCTGGTGATAAGTAAGTAATTCTGCTAGACGATTAGCAATCACTTGAGTTTCCTTGTCTTGTACCAGGCAGTCTTTCAACTCTACTAAGTAATGAGAGTTTTGTGCATATAAGCCAGCCTTAACCTGATTTTTAAATTTTCGAGTCTGAAATTGTAACTTGGCACGATAGTACTTGGGTTCCTGCATTCCAATAGTTGGACGAATTTCATAGTTTTCATATCCTGCAGGAGCAAATTTTTTCAGCGCTTGATGAAGTAAGTC encodes the following:
- the rlmD gene encoding 23S rRNA (uracil(1939)-C(5))-methyltransferase RlmD → MNLKVKQKIPLKIKRMGINGEGIGFYQKTLVFVPGALKGEDIYCQITSIKRNFVEAKLLKVNKKSKFRVVPACTIYNECGGCQIMHLHYDKQLEFKTDLLHQALKKFAPAGYENYEIRPTIGMQEPKYYRAKLQFQTRKFKNQVKAGLYAQNSHYLVELKDCLVQDKETQVIANRLAELLTYHQIPITDERKTLGVRTIMVRRARKTGQVQIIIVTNRQLNLTLLVKDLVKDFPEVVTVAVNTNTAKTSEIYGEKTEIIWGQESIQEGVLDYEFSLSPRAFYQLNPEQTEVLYSEAVKALDVDKEDHLIDAYCGVGTIGFAFAKKVKTLRGMDIIPEAIEDAKRNAKRMGFDNTHYEAGTAEEIIPRWYKEGYRANALIVDPPRTGLDDKLLDTILTYVPEKMVYISCNVSTLARDLVRLVEVYDIHYIQSVDMFPHTARTEAVVKLIKKDKKSS